One genomic segment of Mycolicibacterium psychrotolerans includes these proteins:
- a CDS encoding NfeD family protein, with the protein MPVPLIWLIAALALAGAEALTGDLFLLMLSGGALAAAGSSWLLDWPVWADGLVFLVVALLLLVGVRPALRRRMNAGTGLPEPVRALEGKSALVLDQVARHAGQVKLDGEIWTARPYNENDVYEPGDHVTVVHIDGATAVVSKIV; encoded by the coding sequence ATGCCCGTACCGCTGATCTGGCTGATCGCAGCATTGGCGTTGGCCGGGGCCGAGGCGCTGACCGGCGACCTGTTCCTGCTGATGCTCAGCGGTGGCGCGCTCGCGGCCGCCGGATCGAGTTGGCTGCTGGACTGGCCGGTGTGGGCCGACGGGCTGGTCTTCCTGGTGGTGGCGTTGCTGCTGCTGGTCGGGGTGCGCCCGGCGCTGCGGCGCAGGATGAACGCCGGCACCGGGCTGCCCGAGCCGGTCAGGGCGCTGGAGGGCAAGAGTGCGCTGGTGCTGGACCAGGTCGCCCGGCACGCGGGCCAGGTCAAGCTCGACGGCGAGATCTGGACGGCGCGGCCCTACAACGAGAACGATGTCTACGAACCTGGCGACCACGTGACCGTCGTGCACATCGACGGAGCCACCGCGGTCGTGTCCAAGATCGTCTGA
- a CDS encoding SPFH domain-containing protein, whose amino-acid sequence MEGAVAGLVLLGVLVVFAIIIVAKSVALIPQAEAAVIERLGRYSKTVSGQLTLLLPFVDKIRARVDLRERVVSFPPQPVITEDNLTVNIDTVVYFQVTNPQAAVYQISNYIVGVEQLTTTTLRNVVGGMTLEQTLTSRDSINGQLRGVLDEATGRWGLRVARVELRSIDPPPSIQDSMEKQMRADREKRAMILTAEGNREASIKQAEGQKQAQILAAEGAKQAAILAAEADRQSRMLRAQGERAAQYLQAQGQAKAIEKTFAAIKRGRPTPEMLAYQYLQTLPQMAKGEANKVWLVPSDFGSALEGFTKMLGAPGSDGVFRYTPSPVEEDLPAPEDDSAEVAEWFNTQTDPEIAQAVAQAVAEARTPVAGSLDAPPQYPPLSQQAQPPATDYTQPPAAAPRHGAAE is encoded by the coding sequence GTGGAAGGTGCGGTGGCAGGCCTGGTCCTGCTCGGAGTGCTGGTGGTGTTCGCCATCATCATCGTCGCGAAGTCGGTGGCGCTGATCCCGCAGGCGGAGGCCGCGGTGATCGAGCGGCTCGGCCGCTACAGCAAGACGGTGTCGGGTCAGCTGACGCTGCTGTTGCCGTTCGTGGACAAGATCCGCGCGCGGGTGGATCTGCGAGAACGGGTGGTGTCGTTCCCGCCCCAGCCGGTGATCACCGAGGACAACCTGACGGTCAACATCGACACGGTGGTGTACTTCCAGGTCACCAACCCGCAGGCCGCCGTGTACCAGATCAGCAACTACATCGTCGGTGTCGAACAGCTGACCACCACGACGCTGCGCAACGTCGTGGGCGGCATGACGCTCGAGCAGACCCTGACCTCGCGGGACTCGATCAACGGGCAGCTGCGCGGGGTGCTCGACGAGGCCACCGGCCGATGGGGTCTGCGGGTGGCGCGGGTGGAGCTGCGCAGCATCGATCCGCCGCCGTCCATCCAGGACTCGATGGAGAAGCAGATGCGCGCCGACCGCGAGAAGCGGGCGATGATCCTCACCGCGGAAGGCAACCGGGAGGCGTCGATCAAGCAGGCCGAAGGCCAGAAGCAGGCGCAGATCCTCGCGGCCGAGGGGGCCAAGCAGGCCGCGATCCTCGCCGCCGAGGCCGACCGGCAGTCCCGGATGCTGCGCGCCCAGGGTGAACGCGCCGCGCAGTACCTGCAGGCGCAGGGCCAGGCCAAGGCCATCGAGAAGACGTTCGCCGCGATCAAGCGGGGCCGCCCCACTCCCGAGATGCTGGCGTACCAGTACCTGCAGACGCTGCCGCAGATGGCCAAGGGCGAGGCCAACAAGGTGTGGCTGGTGCCAAGCGATTTCGGCTCCGCGCTGGAGGGCTTCACCAAGATGCTCGGCGCACCCGGCTCCGACGGCGTCTTCCGATACACCCCCTCCCCGGTGGAGGAGGACCTGCCCGCACCGGAGGACGACTCCGCCGAGGTGGCCGAGTGGTTCAACACCCAGACCGATCCGGAGATCGCGCAGGCCGTCGCGCAGGCGGTCGCCGAGGCGCGCACCCCGGTGGCCGGCTCGCTGGACGCACCGCCGCAATACCCGCCACTGTCCCAGCAGGCGCAGCCCCCTGCGACCGACTACACGCAACCGCCGGCGGCGGCGCCGCGGCACGGCGCCGCGGAGTAG
- the mutA gene encoding methylmalonyl-CoA mutase small subunit: protein MAVQTPTDVDQWRSAVATVLAKSSRREPAELGAEPERLLDSDTYEGFPIRPLYTGADEIPEQALPGSWPFVRGGDALRDVKSGWKVAEAFPAGDATVAEVNGAVLLSLTEGVSALALRIGDGAIAPDAMGPVLDGVYLDLVPIVVEVAGDGQVYRAAAEALLALLDGLDDDQRSRLSVDLGGDPLTAPLTGRPAPALADVTAIAEKAAGFDGHVRTVTVDGPALHDLGANASWELGAAIAAGVDYLRALLEAGLSTTAALRQISFRFAADDDQFMTIAKLRAARRLWARVAEVAGAPEAGAATLHAATSLPMMAQRDPWVNMLRTTVAAFAAGVGGADTVLVHPFDVAIDGGFPGTARSFARRIARNTQLLLLEESHLGRVLDPAGGSWFVEDLTSRLADAAWTNFQEIEAAGGFQAAREHVRDRIAEVAGRRAVDIAHRRTAITGVNEFPDLAEIPLPQGDPLPTVRRYAADFEALRNRSDAHLEKTGARPAALLLPLGPLAEHNIRATFATNLLASGGIETVNPGPLDAAGVDAAVSAAGGAEVAVICGTDARYGGEVADVVTAARAAGVRHILLAGPEKAVAEADPKPDGYVTAKIDAVSVLSDLLTRLGA, encoded by the coding sequence ATGGCTGTGCAGACACCCACCGATGTGGACCAATGGCGCTCTGCGGTGGCAACCGTGCTGGCCAAGTCGAGCCGGCGCGAGCCGGCCGAGCTGGGTGCCGAGCCCGAGCGGTTGCTGGACTCCGACACCTACGAGGGCTTCCCGATCCGGCCGCTGTACACCGGCGCCGACGAGATTCCCGAGCAGGCGTTGCCCGGGAGCTGGCCGTTCGTGCGCGGCGGCGACGCGCTTCGCGACGTCAAGTCGGGCTGGAAGGTCGCCGAGGCGTTCCCCGCCGGTGACGCCACCGTGGCCGAGGTCAACGGGGCGGTGCTGCTGAGCCTGACCGAAGGGGTCAGCGCGCTGGCATTGCGCATCGGTGACGGCGCGATCGCGCCGGACGCCATGGGTCCCGTGCTCGACGGGGTGTATCTCGATCTGGTGCCGATCGTGGTGGAGGTGGCCGGCGACGGGCAGGTGTACCGCGCGGCCGCCGAGGCGTTGCTGGCGCTGCTCGACGGCCTCGACGACGACCAGCGCTCCCGGCTGTCGGTGGATCTGGGCGGCGACCCGCTGACCGCCCCGCTGACCGGGCGGCCGGCGCCCGCGCTCGCCGACGTGACCGCGATCGCCGAGAAGGCGGCCGGCTTCGACGGGCACGTCCGGACCGTCACCGTCGATGGGCCGGCGCTGCACGACCTGGGTGCGAACGCCTCATGGGAGCTCGGTGCCGCGATCGCTGCCGGGGTGGACTACCTGCGCGCATTGCTCGAGGCGGGCCTGTCCACCACCGCGGCGCTGCGGCAGATCAGCTTCCGGTTCGCCGCCGACGACGACCAGTTCATGACGATCGCGAAACTGCGTGCGGCACGCCGACTCTGGGCCCGGGTCGCCGAGGTGGCCGGCGCCCCCGAGGCTGGTGCGGCGACCCTGCACGCGGCCACCTCGCTGCCGATGATGGCCCAGCGCGATCCGTGGGTGAACATGCTGCGCACCACGGTGGCCGCCTTCGCAGCGGGGGTGGGCGGCGCGGACACCGTGCTCGTGCACCCGTTCGACGTCGCCATCGACGGCGGATTCCCCGGCACCGCACGCAGTTTCGCGCGGCGGATCGCCCGCAACACGCAGCTGCTGCTGCTCGAGGAGTCCCACCTGGGCCGGGTTCTCGACCCAGCGGGCGGATCCTGGTTCGTCGAGGATCTCACCTCCCGGCTGGCCGACGCCGCGTGGACGAACTTCCAGGAGATCGAGGCCGCCGGCGGTTTCCAGGCCGCCCGCGAGCACGTACGCGACCGCATCGCCGAGGTGGCCGGGCGCCGCGCCGTGGACATCGCGCACCGGCGTACCGCAATCACCGGCGTCAACGAGTTCCCCGACCTCGCCGAAATCCCGCTCCCGCAGGGCGATCCGCTGCCGACCGTGCGTCGCTACGCGGCGGACTTCGAAGCGTTGCGCAACCGCTCGGACGCCCACCTGGAGAAGACCGGCGCCAGGCCCGCCGCGCTGCTGCTGCCGCTGGGCCCGTTGGCCGAGCACAACATCCGCGCGACGTTCGCGACGAACCTGCTCGCCTCCGGCGGTATCGAGACCGTCAACCCCGGACCGCTCGACGCCGCCGGGGTCGACGCCGCGGTGTCGGCGGCCGGCGGCGCGGAGGTCGCCGTCATCTGCGGTACGGACGCCCGCTACGGCGGGGAGGTGGCCGACGTCGTCACCGCAGCCCGGGCGGCCGGGGTGCGACACATCCTCCTTGCCGGGCCGGAAAAGGCGGTCGCCGAGGCTGATCCGAAGCCCGACGGCTACGTGACCGCGAAGATCGACGCGGTGTCCGTGCTGTCGGATCTGCTGACCCGATTGGGGGCATGA
- a CDS encoding DoxX family protein, which yields MSAAGLLGSRRTYAVLAAMQAGDALACIGPIAPVRKALDDVGLAEELRPVLPVVKGASAVGLLGVYRFPALARLTTFMLTVYFTLAVSAHIRAKDWSPGLAAASSLLALFGAMTVHGPPCADASAPRR from the coding sequence ATGAGCGCGGCAGGCCTGCTCGGCTCCCGGCGCACCTACGCGGTGCTCGCCGCGATGCAGGCCGGTGATGCGCTGGCGTGCATCGGACCCATCGCGCCGGTCCGCAAGGCACTCGACGACGTCGGCCTCGCCGAAGAACTGCGTCCGGTGTTGCCGGTGGTCAAAGGAGCCTCGGCGGTGGGGCTGCTGGGGGTCTACCGGTTCCCGGCACTCGCCCGGCTGACCACCTTCATGCTGACGGTGTACTTCACGCTCGCCGTCTCGGCGCACATCAGGGCGAAGGATTGGAGTCCGGGGCTGGCGGCGGCGTCGTCGCTGCTGGCGCTGTTCGGGGCGATGACGGTGCACGGTCCGCCGTGCGCCGATGCGTCCGCACCTCGTAGATGA
- a CDS encoding TVP38/TMEM64 family protein, with protein MKPVVSALRAVPATVLATLRTVPPARLAAMLITIVILVAVALAVPLPTAVQLRDWATSVGPWFPLAFLAAHVVVTVFPFPRTAFTLAAGLLFGPYLGIPIAVVASTLSAVLAVLLVRAAGWQLSRLVSHPKVDALDTRLRERGWVAVMAMRMIPAVPFSVLNYAAGASAVRLLPYTLATVAGLLPGTAAVVILGDALTGNVSPLLFVVSLCTAALGVAGLIYEVRTHRRTADRAPSSPRTAPAATTPPPAPDSNPSP; from the coding sequence GTGAAACCCGTCGTCAGCGCGTTGCGCGCCGTGCCGGCCACGGTGCTCGCGACCCTGCGGACGGTGCCTCCCGCCCGGTTGGCGGCCATGCTGATCACGATTGTGATTCTCGTCGCAGTCGCACTTGCGGTGCCCCTGCCCACTGCGGTGCAGCTGCGCGACTGGGCGACGTCCGTCGGACCCTGGTTCCCGCTGGCGTTCCTGGCCGCGCACGTCGTCGTCACCGTGTTCCCTTTCCCGCGAACGGCATTCACGCTGGCGGCCGGGCTGCTGTTCGGCCCGTACCTCGGCATCCCGATCGCGGTGGTGGCGAGCACGCTGAGCGCGGTCCTCGCGGTTCTGCTCGTCCGTGCGGCGGGCTGGCAGCTCAGCAGGCTGGTCAGCCATCCGAAGGTGGACGCGCTCGACACCCGGCTGCGCGAGCGCGGCTGGGTCGCCGTGATGGCGATGCGCATGATCCCCGCCGTGCCGTTCTCGGTCCTCAACTACGCCGCGGGCGCATCGGCGGTGCGGCTGCTGCCCTACACACTGGCCACGGTCGCGGGCCTGCTGCCCGGCACCGCCGCCGTCGTCATCCTCGGCGACGCGCTGACCGGAAACGTCAGCCCGCTGCTGTTCGTGGTGTCGCTGTGCACCGCCGCGCTCGGGGTGGCCGGCCTCATCTACGAGGTGCGGACGCATCGGCGCACGGCGGACCGTGCACCGTCATCGCCCCGAACAGCGCCAGCAGCGACGACGCCGCCGCCAGCCCCGGACTCCAATCCTTCGCCCTGA